A genomic window from Hyla sarda isolate aHylSar1 chromosome 10, aHylSar1.hap1, whole genome shotgun sequence includes:
- the LOC130293976 gene encoding lysophosphatidic acid receptor 6-like, with protein sequence MESIEGIWNTTNEESILQADFQYGLFTVTYSLVFILGLPGNALALYYLCQSRQRSRSSNIYFVNLSAVDSFFICLLPIRIYYHNSGNHWIFGDVACRVTGALFYANIYLSIGFFTCICLDRYLAVVHPLMYMKLKRTRCSLILTIVIWVICSTIMLPLILGGPLGSAPENGTRTSCFEDFSTSVWQGRLAPYNICALIFGFLVPFTVVGVVIPLIARRICGMKSSIHRKVALRIIVFILLVCMLCFLPYNISHLLHFLMRLNIIQDCAFTVHIYKLRRITLALVSLNSCLNPILYFIPYLSRRLSAPYRKQTYNVQNGKLTDKAPAKMASPCHLPRKLEPATILGAKVEWSVL encoded by the coding sequence ATGGAGTCTATAGAAGGCATCTGGAACACCACCAACGAGGAGAGCATTCTACAGGCGGACTTCCAGTATGGCCTCTTCACCGTCACATACAGCCTGGTGTTCATCCTCGGGTTACCAGGCAATGCCTTGGCACTCTACTACCTTTGCCAGAGCCGGCAGCGCTCCCGCAGCTCCAATATCTACTTTGTCAACCTGTCCGCAGTGGATTCCTTCTTCATCTGCCTTCTGCCTATTCGCATTTATTATCATAACAGTGGAAACCACTGGATCTTTGGCGATGTGGCTTGTCGCGTTACCGGCGCCCTTTTCTATGCCAACATCTACCTCAGCATCGGCTTCTTCACCTGTATATGCTTGGACCGGTACCTGGCTGTGGTCCACCCACTGATGTACATGAAGCTGAAGCGTACCCGCTGCTCTCTGATACTTACCATTGTCATCTGGGTCATATGTAGCACCATTATGCTGCCTCTAATCCTGGGAGGACCTCTGGGCAGTGCCCCTGAGAATGGCACCAGGACTTCTTGCTTTGAGGACTTCTCCACATCAGTGTGGCAAGGCCGTCTGGCACCGTACAACATCTGCGCCCTGATCTTCGGTTTCCTGGTCCCTTTCACCGTGGTGGGGGTGGTGATCCCTCTAATAGCACGACGGATATGTGGAATGAAGTCCAGCATCCATCGCAAGGTGGCCTTAAGAATCATTGTCTTCATTCTGCTGGTGTGTATGCTGTGCTTCCTGCCCTACAACATCTCGCACCTGCTGCACTTTCTGATGAGACTGAACATCATCCAGGATTGTGCGTTTACCGTGCACATCTACAAGTTACGCCGCATCACTTTGGCTTTAGTAAGTCTGAACAGCTGCCTGAACCCCATCCTGTACTTTATCCCATACTTAAGCCGGAGGCTCAGTGCTCCCTACCGCAAGCAGACGTACAACGTCCAGAACGGGAAACTGACAGACAAAGCCCCGGCTAAAATGGCGTCACCTTGTCACTTACCGAGAAAACTGGAGCCTGCTACTATACTGGGAGCTAAGGTTGAATGGTCAGTGCTGTGA